GTCGGCAGTAGTGATACGGGCATCAGACACATCATAGATCTCATTTTCACTTATCTGTCCGTCTCGGTTTTCGTCTATCATGATTACATCCATCATCCCGTTGTTGTCCACATCCACCAGCAGACTTTGGTTCCCCTCCACTTCCACGGCAGCCACGGTCATGGGGTTCCCTTGCTGATCCGTCACAGCCTCTACGCCCAGTATCTTTATGCTCTCATTGGTGGCAGACTGTTCATCCACCAGTTCCGCATGGCTCTCCATCCGTGGCTTTTCCATCCCTGAGTTTGCCACAGCGGTTCTTTCCTCCGGTTCCCCAGCTATTGTCCGATAATCTATTTTAGCCTGATACTGTGCCCGTTCCTCCATAGACATACCGTTCCACTCTTCTTCATAATACGTGCCATATACATGTCCCCGCCATTCAAACGCGCCTCCCGCACCTACCTGCCTTCGCGCATCGGCAAAGGCTTCATCAAACGAGGCGTCATCATTCACTTGCGCAATGCGCACTCCTTCATTCGTAGCCAATAGTACATCTTCTTGGTTGGGCACGGACGCGACAACTTCTTCTTGCACCTCCGTTTGTACATTCTCGGCTGTATTTTGCGCCGTTTCCTCCACTTGCGTTTCGGCAGAAGGAACAATCTCTTCCGTTTCTGCCTGACCTGTAGCTGCAAAAGCACTACCGGTAACACCACTTGCCACACCGGTGGCATATCCGCCTACGGCATAAGCCATTTTCCCACCCACATTTCTTTTCTGTGGATTGTTGTTCTCTGTTTCCTCTTGGGGGTGATTCAGAATTTTAGTTTCTTCTTTATCCATGATCTCAGAGTTTTAATCGTCACTTTACTATATATCAATATTTGTTTAAACATTTGTTTTCTCATCTGCTTGTAACACCTCTTACAGAGCGCCCGACATAATAGGGTGCCGTAGAATAAGCATCCACACCGCATTTGGCAATGATACAATAAACAGCCTGATGCTTATGAGACTTATCAACCATCGCACTCCAATAATAGCCATAATTCTCAGAGAAATAGGTTTTACAACCATAACGACGTCCCGCACATGGCAAGAAAATCTTTTGCCGTGTGCTACCTGTTATGATGTAACCCGAGATAGAAGGCAATTCAACCCATTCCCAGTTACAACAAAGAATCAATTCATTCCATTGATCCGGAGTAGGAAGACACCAATCTTTTCCAAACCGATGAGTAACAATATCATATTCAGTTCCTGCAATATTGTCGGGAAAAGAACGGCCGTCCAAGTAATAACTTTCAGACATTTCCTCACCGGAGACATCTCCCCAACAATACAATGGTCCTTTATCCGCTGTACACAGGCTACCCACATTACAACTGCCCCATTTTACACTCAATCCTAAATCCACTGCGGTTAGTGTTCCTAAATCCTGCACCCCTAAAGATGAAAGTGAAAAACTTATTTCTTCAAAGCCTTTCTTGAAAGGATGAAGCAATAGTGTTTCTTCCCTATTGGCTATAAGAGGAACCTCAAATGGATTTTGTTCCTTTGAAAATGATGTACCGGATGTTGCATCAAAAGCATTGCAAACTCTATGCTGCTTTTCTCGGAGATTTACCAGTTCAAATAGATTCAAAAACTCTGTAATGTTTTGAGGGCGTTTCTTTCTGACTGGGTCCATCGCTTTAGCAATGGCTTTTTGCACCTTTAAACTTATACTACCACTCATCTCCGGCAATCCTTCGTTCAAAACAACACTTGCATCAGGAGGAGTTTGTCCAGTTAGCATTTTATAGAGAGTAGCTCCCAAGGCATATATGTCAGTAGTAGGAGAGAACGTACCTACTCCTCCCATGCGCAATTGCTCCAAAGGTGCATAGCCCACGCTTACTCCGACTGGAGTTGTGCTCGTCTGTTCTCCATTTGCATC
This genomic window from Bacteroides sp. AN502(2024) contains:
- a CDS encoding serine/threonine protein kinase; translation: MQQLHKNTLLKGGKYKIEKVLGQGGFGITYLASQHVVIEGSIGKIETDIKVAIKEFFMKEICYREEGNDVVTIPSIGSKQQVERFKQKFIKEAHNIAKLNHPHIIKVVDIFEANNTAYYVMEYHDKGSLGDYIKEKGTLSEDEALSYVLQIADALDYIHQQQMNHLDIKPDNILLNKEGKVVLIDFGLSKCYDANGEQTSTTPVGVSVGYAPLEQLRMGGVGTFSPTTDIYALGATLYKMLTGQTPPDASVVLNEGLPEMSGSISLKVQKAIAKAMDPVRKKRPQNITEFLNLFELVNLREKQHRVCNAFDATSGTSFSKEQNPFEVPLIANREETLLLHPFKKGFEEISFSLSSLGVQDLGTLTAVDLGLSVKWGSCNVGSLCTADKGPLYCWGDVSGEEMSESYYLDGRSFPDNIAGTEYDIVTHRFGKDWCLPTPDQWNELILCCNWEWVELPSISGYIITGSTRQKIFLPCAGRRYGCKTYFSENYGYYWSAMVDKSHKHQAVYCIIAKCGVDAYSTAPYYVGRSVRGVTSR